One genomic window of Saccopteryx bilineata isolate mSacBil1 chromosome 4, mSacBil1_pri_phased_curated, whole genome shotgun sequence includes the following:
- the ZSCAN21 gene encoding zinc finger and SCAN domain-containing protein 21 → MTKVLDMATGLGPRPPQEQVGPVVVKVEEEWKEKCFPSLEMFRQRFRQFGYHDTLGPREALSQLRVLCCEWLRPEIHTKEQILELLVLEQFLTILPRELQAWVQEHCPESAEEAVTLLEDLERELDEPGQQVSPPPNEQKQVWETAAEESPSSTQPRSVETSPKYESWGPLYIQETGEEQDFTPDLRQSQDCKSNTKNEELADVLKSSEESHAEEFKKNIIPMVIVNKCEARLERQWVNREKERGTKTPVLDKGSKKGKELMPTKPAPGERCYICAECGKAFSNSSNLTKHRRTHTGEKPYVCTKCGKAFSQSSDLLKHQRMHTEEAPYQCKDCGKAFSVKGSLIQHYRIHTGEKPYHCNECGKSFSQHAGLSFHQRLHTGEKPYKCEECGKAFNHSSNFNKHHRIHTGEKPYWCSNCGKTFCSKSNLSKHQQVHTGEGEVL, encoded by the exons ATGACCAAAGTGCTGGACATGGCCACAGGTCTGGGCCCTCGGCCTCCACAGGAGCAGGTGGGGCCTGTGGTTGTGAAAGTTGaggaggaatggaaagagaagtgctTTCCTAGCCTGGAGATGTTCCGCCAGCGCTTTAGGCAGTTTGGGTACCATGACACACTTGGCCCCCGGGAGGCCCTGAGCCAGCTCCGGGTGCTCTGCTGTGAGTGGCTGAGGCCCGAGATCCACACCAAGGAGCAGATCCTGGAGCTGCTGGTGCTGGAGCAGTTCCTGACCATCCTGCCGCGGGAGCTTCAGGCCTGGGTGCAGGAGCACTGCCCAGAGAGCGCCGAAGAGGCCGTCACTCTCCTGGAGGATCTGGAGCGAGAACTGGATGAACCAGGACAACAG GTTTCACCTCCTCCAAATGAACAGAAGCAGGTTTGGGAGACAGCAGCAGAGGAATCCCCAAGCAGCACACAGCCACGCTCTGTGGAGACAAGTCCCAAGTATGAATCTTGGGGCCCCCTGTACATCCAAGAGACTGGTGAAGAGCAGGATTTCACTCCAGACCTGAGACAGAGTCAAG attgtAAATCGAACACCAAGAATGAGGAATTAGCAGATGTGCTGAAAAGTTCTGAAGAGTCTCATGCAGAAGAATTCAAAAAGAATATTATTCCCATGGTTATTGTCAATAAATGTGAGGCTAGGTTAGAAAGGCAGTGGGTAAACcgtgaaaaggaaagaggaacaAAAACCCCTGTCCTAGACAAAGGTTCCAAGAAAGGTAAAGAATTGATGCCCACCAAACCTGCCCCAGGAGAGAGGTGTTACATATGTGcagagtgtgggaaagcctttagtaATAGCTCAAATCTTACTAAGCACCGGAGAACCcacactggggagaagccctatgtatgCACCAAgtgtggaaaagccttcagtcAAAGCTCAGATCTCCTTAAACATCAGCGGATGCACACTGAAGAGGCACCCTATCAGTGTAAAGATTGTGGGAAAGCTTTCAGTGTTAAAGGCAGCCTCATTCAACACTATCGAATACACACTGGGGAGAAACCTTATCATTGTAACGAATGTGGGAAGAGTTTTAGTCAGCATGCAGGTCTCAGTTTTCATCAGAGACtccacactggagagaagccgTATAAATGTGAGGAGTGTGGAAAAGCCTTTAACCACAGCTCCAATTTTAATAAGCATCATAGAATCCATACTGGGGAAAAGCCTTATTGGTGCAGTAATTGTGGAAAAACCTTCTGTAGTAAGTCTAATCTTTCTAAACATCAGCAAGTCCACACTGGAGAGGGAGAAGTGCTTTAA